From the Amycolatopsis thermoflava N1165 genome, one window contains:
- a CDS encoding MFS transporter: MNAGRTLLVVALGAFVTTLDNTIVAAGVPSIGHDLSLDLATLQWVSIGYMLPFAGLLLVAGTLVDRWGQRGTLGGGLVAFGLGAVAGGFATTGALLIAARVVQGLAAAFLVPALLSLLRTNLDSRQRAIGATLWTACLAVALALGPTLGGLLSEYLGWSWIFFSNVPFVLVMLVLLPTTAGTARVRGARRPALGAMVLVTAGLVLVAAAMVGLGDDARLAEAAPLLAGLALIAWFAVRERRAREPLVPRELVRERVFTGALAVQLLWGLGVSGIFFFTPLLHQDSLGLSPVGAGLPLVLVAVAIMAVTPAVPRIMTRLGPHRTVCAGLLVVALGLLAVAVINHIPEVPPRIPGLLLIGAGSALTTPLTSYSLEIIEERHAGTASGLLTASRELSSAMGVALIGAVLTAVRAARLDEGALGGPALATGYTAGLIVAAVLEIAGAVLALWVFRAPARKVLPVVTTESAGSSSRGE, encoded by the coding sequence GTGAACGCGGGCCGCACGCTGCTGGTCGTCGCGCTCGGCGCGTTCGTGACGACCCTGGACAACACGATCGTCGCCGCCGGGGTGCCCTCGATCGGGCACGACCTCTCGCTGGACCTCGCGACGCTGCAGTGGGTCAGCATCGGTTACATGCTGCCGTTCGCGGGCCTGCTGCTGGTCGCCGGGACGCTGGTGGACCGGTGGGGGCAGCGGGGCACGCTGGGCGGCGGGCTCGTCGCCTTCGGGCTGGGCGCGGTGGCCGGCGGCTTCGCGACCACCGGTGCGCTGCTGATCGCGGCGCGCGTGGTGCAGGGCCTGGCCGCGGCGTTCCTGGTGCCGGCCCTGCTCAGCCTGTTGCGCACCAACCTGGACAGCAGGCAGCGAGCCATCGGCGCGACGTTGTGGACGGCGTGCCTCGCGGTGGCGCTCGCGCTCGGCCCCACGCTGGGTGGGTTGTTGTCCGAGTACCTCGGCTGGAGCTGGATCTTCTTCAGCAACGTGCCGTTCGTGCTGGTCATGCTCGTGTTGCTGCCGACGACCGCGGGCACCGCACGAGTGCGGGGTGCACGGCGGCCTGCGCTCGGCGCGATGGTGCTCGTGACGGCTGGGCTCGTGCTGGTCGCGGCCGCGATGGTCGGACTCGGCGACGACGCCCGGCTGGCCGAGGCGGCGCCGCTGCTGGCCGGGCTGGCCCTGATCGCCTGGTTCGCGGTGCGGGAACGCCGCGCGCGGGAGCCGCTCGTGCCACGCGAGCTGGTGCGGGAGCGGGTGTTCACGGGCGCGCTGGCCGTGCAACTGCTGTGGGGACTCGGGGTGTCCGGAATCTTCTTCTTCACCCCGTTGCTGCACCAGGACTCGCTGGGCCTGAGCCCGGTGGGGGCGGGCCTGCCGCTGGTGCTCGTCGCGGTCGCCATCATGGCGGTGACCCCGGCGGTGCCGCGGATCATGACCCGTCTCGGTCCACATCGGACGGTGTGCGCCGGGCTGCTGGTCGTGGCGCTCGGTCTGCTCGCGGTGGCCGTGATCAACCACATCCCCGAGGTGCCGCCGCGGATCCCCGGCCTGCTCCTGATCGGCGCCGGCTCGGCCCTGACCACGCCGCTGACCTCGTACTCCCTGGAAATCATCGAAGAACGGCACGCGGGCACCGCCTCGGGGCTGCTGACGGCGTCCCGTGAGCTGTCCAGTGCCATGGGCGTCGCGTTGATCGGCGCGGTGCTGACCGCCGTGCGTGCCGCCCGGCTGGACGAGGGCGCGCTGGGCGGGCCCGCGCTCGCCACCGGTTACACCGCCGGGCTCATCGTCGCGGCGGTACTGGAAATCGCCGGCGCGGTGCTCGCCCTGTGGGTGTTCCGCGCTCCCGCCCGCAAAGTTCTGCCCGTCGTGACAACGGAGTCGGCCGGATCCTCGTCCCGCGGTGAGTAA
- a CDS encoding fatty acyl-AMP ligase — MTENSSFATMLGHWSRVQGDEIAVTFLDYRASADGNAISLTWRELDDRVSAVAERARELAQPGDRAAVLVNQSADYVVAFLAAIRAGLVAVPLFAPSLPGHGDRLTAVLDDCSPALVLTVDDERDDVKGLVTGPEILVVDAVPAEPGTREWPAPDPDDLAYLQYTSGSTRSPAGVMLTHHNVVTNARQALRAYGARRGATSTVSWLPLFHDMGLILGAGAPVVGGLTSVLMDPLAFLERPERWLRALSASPGAISAAPNFAYAYSASRVSEREKSYLELSRVVSLINGSEPVLPSTIAKFQDAFAECGLRPEVHRASYGLAEATVLVSVTDAGSSSRQVTFDRDRLAAGTATPASGGATTTLVSCGRPVDQRIRIVDPDGVPVPDGTVGEIWVSGPNVGRGYWNRPDATFGRRVPGEPGDWLATGDLGVLFEGELFMTGRMKDLIIVDGRNHYPQDVEQTVEAHPVVRPHSAAAFSVPGEDGEAAVVVLERARDTEADFGEVAAWLRSEVSAVHGLRLRDVVFTEPGEVPRTSSGKISRTLTRQRYLDGSLDARRLA; from the coding sequence ATGACTGAGAACTCTTCGTTCGCGACCATGCTCGGACACTGGTCCCGCGTGCAGGGCGACGAGATCGCCGTGACGTTCCTGGACTACCGCGCCAGCGCCGACGGCAACGCGATTTCCCTGACCTGGCGCGAACTCGACGACCGCGTGAGCGCGGTGGCGGAGCGCGCCCGCGAGCTGGCCCAGCCGGGCGACCGCGCGGCCGTGCTGGTGAACCAGTCCGCCGACTACGTGGTGGCGTTCCTCGCGGCGATCCGCGCCGGCCTGGTCGCCGTCCCGTTGTTCGCGCCGTCCCTGCCCGGGCACGGCGACCGGCTCACCGCGGTGCTCGACGACTGCTCGCCCGCGCTCGTGCTGACCGTCGACGACGAGCGCGACGACGTCAAGGGCCTGGTGACCGGACCGGAAATCCTGGTGGTGGACGCGGTTCCGGCCGAGCCGGGCACGCGGGAGTGGCCGGCGCCGGACCCGGACGACCTCGCCTACCTGCAGTACACGTCCGGTTCGACGCGCAGCCCGGCGGGCGTCATGCTGACGCACCACAACGTGGTCACCAACGCGCGGCAGGCGTTGCGGGCCTATGGCGCGCGACGCGGCGCCACCTCGACGGTGAGCTGGTTGCCGCTGTTCCACGACATGGGCCTGATCCTCGGTGCCGGCGCGCCCGTGGTCGGCGGCCTGACGTCGGTGCTGATGGATCCGCTGGCGTTCCTGGAGCGGCCGGAGCGGTGGCTGCGTGCGTTGTCGGCGAGCCCGGGCGCGATCAGCGCCGCGCCGAACTTCGCCTACGCCTACAGCGCGTCCCGGGTCTCCGAGCGGGAGAAGAGCTACCTGGAACTGAGCCGCGTCGTGTCGCTGATCAACGGCAGCGAGCCTGTTCTGCCGTCGACGATCGCGAAGTTCCAGGACGCGTTCGCCGAGTGCGGGCTACGGCCCGAGGTGCACCGCGCGTCCTACGGGCTGGCGGAGGCGACCGTGCTGGTGTCGGTGACCGACGCCGGATCGTCGTCGCGGCAGGTCACCTTCGACCGGGACCGCCTCGCGGCCGGCACCGCGACGCCCGCCTCCGGCGGCGCCACCACGACCCTGGTGTCCTGCGGACGGCCGGTGGACCAGCGGATCCGGATCGTCGACCCGGACGGGGTCCCGGTCCCGGACGGCACGGTCGGCGAGATCTGGGTCAGCGGCCCGAACGTCGGCCGGGGCTACTGGAACCGGCCGGACGCCACCTTCGGCCGCCGGGTGCCCGGCGAGCCCGGCGACTGGCTGGCGACCGGCGACCTCGGGGTCCTGTTCGAGGGCGAGCTGTTCATGACCGGCCGGATGAAGGACCTGATCATCGTCGACGGCCGCAACCACTACCCGCAGGACGTCGAGCAGACCGTCGAAGCGCACCCGGTGGTGCGGCCGCACTCCGCCGCCGCCTTCTCGGTGCCGGGCGAGGACGGCGAAGCGGCGGTGGTCGTGCTGGAACGAGCCCGCGACACCGAGGCCGACTTCGGCGAAGTGGCGGCCTGGCTGCGGTCCGAGGTGTCCGCGGTGCACGGCCTGCGGCTGCGGGACGTCGTGTTCACCGAACCCGGCGAGGTGCCGAGAACGTCGAGCGGCAAGATCAGCCGGACGCTGACCCGCCAGCGCTACCTGGACGGCTCGCTCGACGCGCGGCGGCTCGCATGA
- a CDS encoding type I polyketide synthase gives MTGLRAWLVDRVATTLGIPAAAVDPAKPLQETGLSSRDAMTLTGDLGRFLGRSLPATLVWEHPTINGLVAALSDVEREAAAQWTPEPGEPVAVVGIGCRLPGGITSPGEFWRFLESGGDGIGDRPEGRWESFADAAEVAALPRRGGFLDDALGFDAAFFGITPREAEAMDPQQRLLLEVAWEALEHAGIAPSSLRGTRTGVFVGLSAAEYGYLTMTDVSAIDAWSGTGAAASIAANRLSYLLDLRGPSLTIDTACSSSLVAVHQAVQSLQRGEIGTALVGGVNLLLTPGITANFTEAGVLAADGRCKPFDAHADGIARGEGCGVVVLKPLRAARRDGDRVLAVIRGSAVNSDGRSNGITAPNPEAQAALLRDAYAAAGLDPSVVDYVEAHGTGTLLGDPIEARALKRVLGRGADRPLLLGSVKSNLGHLEGAAGITGLIKTVLALSRRQVPPSLHYREPNPHIDFDGLRVVTEPAPWPRYSGVARAGVSAFGFGGTNAHVVLEEWPANPRFEDDGGPHVFAVSDRSADGLRDRAAELARWVESSDVPLSAVASTLAHRRDNLPVRAAVVASSREELAAALRDVQPGQGRLDGVVFVFSGYGSQWTGMGRRLLETEPAFAAEVDRLDPVFHAEAGFSLREVLAGEPPDLAATQLALFGTQVALAGLWRAHGVTPAAVLGQSMGEVAAAVVAGALDVADGLRVMTTRARLLREIDAAGSGAMAVVEASATEIAEFAGVEVAVFASASQCTVTGDAEAVASLVSHVEGQGRFAKLLPVSGAGHSAAVDAILDRFRAGLAVQPGSPEVPCYTSVLDDPRDKPLFDVDYWAANLRRPVRFAQALAAAVEDGHGTFVEIAPHPVALAAIEQAGATGLPTTNRKADEQMAFLTSLARLHVLGHPDVLTTREPKQPVADLPGAVWRHERFWAHRRARAAGHPLLGTHAEVPGSSQRVWRGEIGTDRHPWLADHAAFGTPIFPATGFVELALSAAGPRVTDVELRQILPLGPEQEVTTSLADGVISVHTKPGDWVCHATARVGEEVPLEPLGPVDGEPVDLYAALDAMGMSYGPAFRLLRDVTAVAGRASAAVDLPKPAGHVLHPALADACLHALAAATGPALREADGLFLPMSIGAVTVAGDPRTGVRVDAVVDSLSGDDLRGTVQLVAADGAVLAEFRDVHARRFRRSALPVPLSGKLFEASWTRTGLPGAAEEDRTWVLVHHGEPGLRFGDDRVVVVPPDDPQALRAALATRPDGVVWFAREADGLELVHEVTRVVAELAESPARLWLVTGSALAVDSGEAGRPDLACLRALVRVLAFEHPELHASLVDLDPESLDQLPAELRADGPDDEIAWRRGVRHTRELTRPRLGTAERPTVRDGAYVITGGLGGLGLVAARWLAERGATRIVLSSRSVRAVDVPGAVVVAGDIAEPGVAERLVEAATSGGVPLRGVLHAAGVLADGAAVSLTPEQVATAWRPKARGAWRLHEATLGHDLDWWLVYSSAAALFGSPGQTAYATANAYADALVAWRRAHGLPAATINWGAWGEAGAVVGTTNPVLEPLGTGEALEALEAVLARDRAAIGVARLDADAVLELFPRLADRPFFDLLVPRRTAASAWPGMAALEPATAHAAIADHLTSLVAGLMGFAPEQVDRHVPLTQLGLDSLLAMRARGAVERDFGLPLPVPMLLRGASLAELAAHLAEQAGFDAGPAVVTEVVVGPRDPAERWVARHWHDVLGRFSGVHEDFPGDPAELRAAMSAELADLPANLFDRPTIAAMADLLRDRIEGSGPVRCLRSGTGTPVFLFHPAGGPASVYTRLVRDLPGEFQVYGFERLDDLDTVEAKAARYLEMIREIQPRGPYRLGGWSFGGCLAYECARQLDEPVELVFLIDTILPLPADAPAEDLLLDRFDRFATHIEQTYGAALDIPRDELARLGEGEQIGLVMRQLAEKVPGLGEGVLHHQYTSYVDARVAERYAPGRYPGRVVLFRAQEPHPLTTALDPRYLRADEALGWDEFCPDLEIVRVPGDHVSMIDPPHVSVIAAALGDRITRK, from the coding sequence ATGACCGGCCTGCGTGCCTGGCTGGTGGACCGGGTGGCCACCACGCTGGGGATCCCCGCCGCCGCGGTCGACCCGGCGAAGCCGTTGCAGGAGACCGGGTTGTCCTCCCGCGACGCGATGACGCTGACCGGCGACCTGGGCCGGTTCCTCGGCCGGTCGCTGCCCGCGACCCTGGTGTGGGAGCACCCGACGATCAACGGCCTCGTCGCCGCACTGTCCGATGTGGAGCGGGAGGCGGCGGCGCAGTGGACCCCGGAGCCGGGGGAGCCGGTCGCCGTCGTCGGGATCGGGTGCCGCCTGCCCGGCGGCATCACCTCGCCCGGCGAGTTCTGGCGGTTCCTCGAGTCCGGCGGCGACGGGATCGGCGACCGGCCCGAAGGCCGCTGGGAGTCCTTCGCCGACGCCGCCGAGGTGGCCGCGCTGCCGCGCCGGGGCGGGTTCCTCGACGACGCGCTGGGTTTCGACGCTGCCTTCTTCGGCATCACCCCGCGCGAGGCCGAGGCGATGGACCCGCAGCAACGGCTGTTGCTCGAAGTCGCCTGGGAGGCGCTGGAGCACGCGGGCATCGCACCGTCGTCGCTGCGCGGCACGCGCACCGGCGTGTTCGTCGGGTTGTCGGCCGCCGAATACGGGTACCTGACGATGACCGACGTGTCCGCGATCGACGCGTGGTCCGGCACCGGCGCCGCCGCGAGCATCGCCGCGAACCGGCTGTCGTACCTGCTCGACCTGCGCGGCCCGAGTCTCACGATCGACACCGCGTGCTCGTCCTCGCTGGTCGCCGTCCACCAGGCGGTGCAGAGCCTGCAGCGCGGTGAGATCGGCACCGCGTTGGTCGGCGGAGTGAACCTGCTGCTCACCCCGGGGATCACCGCGAACTTCACCGAGGCCGGGGTGCTCGCCGCGGACGGCCGGTGCAAACCGTTCGACGCGCACGCCGACGGGATCGCCCGCGGCGAAGGCTGCGGGGTCGTCGTGCTGAAGCCGCTGCGTGCGGCGCGCCGCGACGGCGACCGGGTGCTGGCGGTGATCCGCGGCAGCGCAGTCAACTCCGACGGCCGATCCAACGGCATCACCGCGCCCAACCCGGAGGCGCAGGCCGCGCTGCTGCGGGACGCCTACGCCGCGGCCGGGCTGGATCCGTCCGTTGTGGACTACGTCGAGGCGCACGGCACCGGGACGCTGCTCGGCGACCCGATCGAAGCCCGGGCTTTGAAGCGCGTGCTCGGCCGCGGCGCGGACCGGCCGCTGCTCCTCGGCTCGGTGAAGAGCAACCTCGGCCACCTGGAGGGCGCGGCCGGCATCACCGGCCTCATCAAGACCGTGCTCGCGCTGTCCCGGCGGCAGGTGCCGCCGAGCCTGCACTACCGCGAGCCGAACCCGCACATCGACTTCGACGGCCTGCGCGTGGTCACCGAACCGGCGCCGTGGCCGCGGTACTCCGGTGTGGCCAGGGCGGGCGTGTCCGCGTTCGGGTTCGGCGGCACCAACGCGCACGTCGTGCTGGAGGAGTGGCCGGCGAACCCGCGGTTCGAAGACGACGGCGGGCCGCACGTGTTCGCCGTCTCCGACCGGTCCGCGGACGGGCTGCGGGATCGGGCTGCCGAGCTGGCCCGCTGGGTCGAGTCCTCCGACGTCCCGTTGAGCGCGGTGGCCTCGACACTGGCCCACCGCCGCGACAACCTGCCGGTGCGCGCCGCCGTCGTCGCCTCCAGCCGGGAGGAGCTGGCGGCCGCGCTGCGGGACGTGCAGCCGGGGCAGGGCAGGCTCGACGGGGTCGTCTTCGTGTTCTCCGGCTACGGCTCGCAGTGGACCGGGATGGGACGGCGGCTGCTGGAAACCGAGCCCGCGTTCGCCGCCGAGGTGGACCGGCTCGACCCGGTGTTCCACGCCGAGGCCGGGTTCTCGCTGCGGGAGGTGCTGGCCGGCGAGCCGCCGGACCTCGCCGCGACGCAGCTGGCGCTGTTCGGCACGCAGGTCGCCCTCGCCGGGCTGTGGCGGGCGCACGGCGTGACTCCCGCCGCGGTGCTCGGGCAGTCCATGGGCGAGGTCGCCGCCGCCGTGGTCGCCGGAGCGCTGGACGTCGCCGACGGTCTGCGCGTGATGACGACGCGGGCGCGGCTGCTGCGGGAGATCGACGCGGCCGGCTCGGGCGCGATGGCCGTGGTCGAGGCGTCGGCCACGGAGATCGCCGAGTTCGCCGGGGTCGAGGTCGCGGTGTTCGCGTCGGCGTCGCAGTGCACGGTCACCGGTGACGCCGAAGCGGTCGCGTCGCTGGTGTCGCATGTGGAGGGTCAGGGCCGGTTCGCGAAGCTGCTGCCGGTGAGCGGGGCCGGGCACTCGGCAGCGGTCGACGCGATCCTGGACCGCTTCCGCGCCGGGCTGGCGGTGCAGCCGGGCAGCCCGGAGGTGCCCTGCTACACCAGCGTCCTCGACGATCCGCGGGACAAGCCGCTGTTCGACGTGGACTACTGGGCGGCCAACCTGCGCCGCCCGGTGCGGTTCGCGCAGGCATTGGCGGCGGCGGTGGAGGACGGCCACGGCACGTTCGTCGAGATCGCCCCGCACCCGGTGGCCCTCGCGGCGATCGAGCAGGCCGGGGCGACCGGGTTGCCGACGACGAACCGCAAGGCCGACGAGCAAATGGCGTTCCTGACCAGCCTCGCCCGCCTGCACGTGCTCGGCCACCCCGACGTGTTGACCACGCGGGAGCCGAAGCAACCGGTAGCCGACCTGCCCGGCGCGGTGTGGCGGCACGAGCGGTTCTGGGCTCACCGGCGGGCACGGGCGGCAGGCCACCCGTTGCTGGGCACGCACGCCGAGGTGCCCGGCAGCAGCCAGCGCGTGTGGCGCGGGGAGATCGGCACGGACCGGCACCCGTGGCTCGCCGACCACGCGGCGTTCGGCACGCCGATCTTCCCGGCGACCGGGTTCGTCGAGCTGGCGCTGTCCGCGGCCGGACCACGCGTCACCGACGTCGAGCTGCGCCAGATCCTGCCGCTCGGCCCCGAGCAGGAGGTCACGACGTCGCTGGCGGACGGCGTGATCAGCGTGCACACCAAACCGGGCGACTGGGTCTGCCACGCGACCGCCCGAGTCGGCGAGGAGGTGCCGCTGGAGCCGCTCGGCCCGGTCGACGGTGAGCCGGTCGACCTCTACGCCGCGCTGGACGCGATGGGCATGAGCTACGGCCCGGCGTTCCGGCTGCTGCGCGACGTCACCGCGGTGGCGGGACGCGCATCGGCGGCCGTCGACCTGCCGAAGCCGGCCGGGCACGTGCTGCACCCGGCGCTGGCCGACGCCTGCCTGCACGCCTTGGCCGCCGCGACCGGACCGGCGCTGCGCGAGGCCGACGGGCTGTTCCTGCCGATGTCGATCGGGGCGGTCACGGTCGCCGGCGACCCGCGGACCGGGGTGCGGGTCGACGCCGTCGTGGACTCGCTGTCCGGCGACGACCTGCGTGGCACGGTGCAGCTCGTCGCCGCCGACGGCGCGGTGCTGGCCGAGTTCCGCGACGTGCACGCCCGCCGGTTCCGTCGGTCCGCGCTGCCGGTTCCGTTGTCCGGCAAGCTGTTCGAGGCGTCCTGGACGCGGACCGGCCTGCCCGGCGCGGCCGAGGAGGACCGGACCTGGGTGCTCGTGCACCACGGCGAGCCGGGCCTGCGGTTCGGCGACGATCGCGTGGTCGTGGTCCCGCCGGACGACCCGCAGGCTCTGCGTGCCGCACTGGCGACCCGGCCGGACGGCGTCGTGTGGTTCGCCCGGGAGGCGGACGGCCTGGAGCTCGTGCACGAGGTCACGCGGGTGGTCGCAGAGCTCGCCGAATCGCCGGCCCGGCTTTGGCTGGTGACCGGTTCGGCGCTCGCGGTCGACTCCGGCGAGGCGGGCCGCCCGGACCTGGCGTGCCTGCGGGCGCTGGTGCGGGTGCTCGCGTTCGAGCACCCCGAGCTGCACGCGAGCCTGGTCGACCTCGACCCGGAGTCGCTGGACCAGCTGCCCGCGGAGCTGCGCGCGGACGGCCCGGACGACGAGATCGCCTGGCGCCGCGGCGTCCGGCACACCCGGGAGCTGACCCGGCCCCGGCTCGGGACGGCCGAGCGGCCGACGGTGCGCGACGGCGCCTACGTGATCACCGGTGGGCTCGGCGGGCTGGGGCTCGTCGCGGCGCGCTGGCTGGCCGAGCGGGGCGCGACGCGAATCGTCCTGTCGTCCCGGAGCGTGCGCGCGGTCGACGTGCCCGGCGCGGTGGTGGTGGCGGGGGACATCGCCGAACCCGGGGTCGCGGAACGGCTCGTCGAGGCCGCGACCAGCGGTGGGGTGCCGCTGCGTGGCGTCCTGCACGCGGCCGGGGTGCTCGCCGACGGCGCGGCCGTGTCGCTGACCCCGGAGCAGGTGGCGACGGCGTGGCGGCCGAAGGCGAGGGGCGCCTGGCGCCTGCACGAGGCCACGCTCGGCCACGACCTGGACTGGTGGCTGGTCTACTCGTCCGCGGCCGCGTTGTTCGGCTCGCCCGGCCAGACCGCCTACGCGACGGCCAATGCGTACGCCGACGCGCTCGTGGCCTGGCGCCGCGCCCACGGCCTGCCCGCCGCGACGATCAACTGGGGCGCGTGGGGCGAGGCAGGCGCCGTGGTCGGCACGACGAACCCGGTGCTCGAACCGCTCGGCACCGGCGAAGCGCTGGAAGCACTGGAGGCCGTCCTGGCCCGCGACCGCGCGGCCATCGGCGTGGCCCGGCTCGACGCGGACGCCGTGCTCGAACTGTTCCCGCGACTCGCCGACCGGCCGTTCTTCGACCTGCTCGTGCCACGGCGCACGGCGGCCTCCGCGTGGCCGGGCATGGCGGCGCTGGAACCGGCGACCGCGCACGCGGCCATCGCCGACCACCTGACGTCGCTGGTCGCCGGGCTGATGGGCTTCGCGCCGGAGCAGGTCGACCGGCACGTGCCGCTCACCCAGCTCGGCCTGGACTCGCTGCTCGCGATGCGGGCGCGGGGCGCGGTCGAGCGGGACTTCGGCCTCCCGCTGCCGGTGCCGATGCTGCTGCGTGGTGCGAGCCTCGCCGAGCTGGCGGCGCATCTCGCGGAGCAGGCCGGGTTCGACGCCGGCCCGGCCGTGGTCACCGAGGTCGTCGTCGGGCCGCGCGATCCCGCCGAGCGGTGGGTCGCCCGGCACTGGCACGACGTGCTCGGCCGCTTCTCCGGGGTGCACGAAGACTTCCCGGGCGATCCGGCCGAGCTGCGGGCGGCGATGTCGGCCGAACTCGCGGACCTGCCCGCGAACCTGTTCGACCGGCCGACGATCGCGGCGATGGCCGACCTGTTGCGCGACCGGATCGAGGGCTCCGGCCCGGTGCGCTGCCTGCGTTCGGGCACCGGGACCCCGGTGTTCCTGTTCCACCCCGCCGGCGGGCCGGCGAGTGTCTACACGCGACTGGTGCGCGACCTGCCGGGCGAGTTCCAGGTCTACGGGTTCGAGCGGCTGGACGACCTGGACACCGTCGAGGCCAAGGCGGCCCGCTACCTGGAGATGATCCGCGAGATCCAGCCGCGCGGGCCGTACCGGCTCGGCGGGTGGTCGTTCGGCGGCTGCCTCGCCTACGAGTGCGCGCGGCAGCTGGACGAGCCGGTGGAGCTGGTGTTCCTGATCGACACCATCCTCCCGCTGCCTGCCGACGCGCCGGCCGAGGACCTGCTGCTGGACCGGTTCGACCGGTTCGCCACGCACATCGAGCAGACCTACGGCGCCGCGCTGGACATTCCGCGGGACGAACTGGCCCGGCTCGGCGAGGGCGAGCAGATCGGGCTCGTGATGCGGCAGCTGGCGGAGAAGGTGCCCGGACTGGGCGAAGGCGTGCTGCACCACCAGTACACGTCCTATGTGGACGCGCGGGTCGCGGAGCGGTACGCGCCGGGCCGCTACCCCGGCCGGGTCGTGCTGTTCCGCGCGCAGGAGCCGCACCCGCTGACCACCGCGCTCGACCCGCGCTACCTGCGTGCCGACGAGGCGCTGGGCTGGGACGAGTTCTGCCCGGACCTGGAGATCGTGCGGGTGCCCGGCGACCACGTCTCGATGATCGACCCGCCGCACGTGTCCGTCATCGCGGCCGCGCTCGGCGACCGGATCACACGGAAGTGA
- a CDS encoding acyl-CoA carboxylase subunit beta: MRTAVDVPFAPTTAYRIADLAARQDEAVRIAEKRAIDRQHAKGKLTARERIDLLVDDGSFVELDQFARHRCTEFGMDGNRPYGDGVVTGHATVDGRQVCLFSQDFSVFGGSMGEVFGEKVLKVMDLAMSIGCPVIGINDSGGARIQEGVVSLAYYAELGRRNAHASGVIPQISMIMGPCAGGAVYSPAITDFTVMVEDTSHMFVTGPDVVHAVTGERVTAQQLGGAAVNSEISGNAHHRAADERDAIDWVQTLLGYLPLNNLDAPPEYADETSREITPADLELDRIVPDSLNQAYDMTEVIRRLVDDGEFTEIHGAFAPNMICAFGRVEGRSVGIVANQPLRQAGVIDIDASEKAARFVRFCDAFGIPVLTLADVPGYLPGTEQERQGIIRRGAKLIYAYSEATVPKVTVVTRKAYGGGYAVMGSKHLGADVNLAWPTAEIAVMGAEGAVGVLHRHELAALSTSEREVARRRLTEEYRKRHASPYLAAERGYVDMVVPPSQTRLQVARALRALRTKRQTLPAKKHGNIPL, encoded by the coding sequence GTGAGGACCGCAGTGGACGTCCCGTTCGCCCCGACGACCGCCTACCGGATCGCCGACCTGGCCGCCCGGCAGGACGAGGCCGTGCGCATCGCCGAGAAGCGCGCGATCGACCGGCAGCACGCCAAGGGCAAACTGACCGCCCGCGAGCGCATCGACCTGCTCGTCGACGACGGGTCGTTCGTCGAGCTGGACCAGTTCGCGCGGCACCGCTGCACCGAGTTCGGCATGGACGGCAACCGCCCCTACGGCGACGGCGTGGTCACCGGGCACGCCACTGTGGACGGACGGCAGGTGTGCCTGTTCTCGCAGGACTTCAGCGTGTTCGGCGGCAGCATGGGCGAGGTCTTCGGCGAGAAGGTCCTCAAGGTGATGGACCTGGCGATGTCGATCGGCTGCCCGGTCATCGGCATCAACGACTCCGGCGGCGCGCGCATCCAGGAAGGCGTGGTGTCGCTGGCCTACTACGCCGAGCTGGGGCGGCGCAACGCGCACGCGTCCGGGGTGATCCCGCAGATCTCGATGATCATGGGCCCGTGCGCGGGCGGCGCGGTGTACTCGCCCGCGATCACCGACTTCACCGTGATGGTCGAGGACACCTCGCACATGTTCGTCACCGGGCCGGATGTCGTGCACGCCGTGACCGGCGAGCGGGTCACCGCGCAGCAGCTCGGCGGCGCGGCGGTCAACAGCGAGATCTCCGGCAACGCCCACCACCGCGCCGCCGACGAGCGGGACGCGATCGACTGGGTGCAGACCCTGCTCGGGTACCTGCCGCTCAACAACCTGGACGCGCCGCCGGAGTACGCAGACGAGACCTCCCGCGAGATCACGCCCGCCGACCTCGAACTGGACCGGATCGTCCCGGACTCGCTCAACCAGGCCTACGACATGACCGAGGTGATCCGGCGGCTGGTCGACGACGGCGAGTTCACCGAGATCCACGGCGCGTTCGCGCCCAACATGATCTGCGCGTTCGGCCGCGTCGAGGGCCGGTCGGTCGGGATCGTGGCGAACCAGCCGCTCCGGCAGGCCGGCGTGATCGACATCGACGCCTCCGAGAAGGCCGCCCGGTTCGTGCGGTTCTGCGACGCGTTCGGCATCCCGGTCCTCACCCTGGCCGACGTGCCCGGCTACCTGCCCGGCACCGAGCAGGAACGGCAGGGCATCATCCGGCGCGGCGCGAAGCTGATCTACGCCTACTCCGAGGCGACGGTGCCGAAGGTGACCGTGGTGACGCGTAAGGCCTACGGCGGCGGGTACGCGGTAATGGGTTCCAAGCACCTCGGGGCGGACGTCAACCTGGCCTGGCCCACCGCGGAGATCGCGGTGATGGGCGCCGAGGGCGCGGTCGGCGTGCTGCACCGGCACGAGCTCGCCGCACTGTCCACATCGGAGCGCGAGGTGGCGCGTCGGCGGCTGACCGAGGAGTACCGCAAGCGCCACGCGAGCCCGTACCTGGCCGCGGAGCGCGGATACGTGGACATGGTCGTGCCGCCGTCCCAGACCCGGCTCCAGGTGGCTCGGGCGCTGCGCGCGCTCCGCACGAAACGGCAGACGCTGCCGGCGAAGAAGCACGGCAACATCCCGCTGTGA